In the Candidatus Omnitrophota bacterium genome, one interval contains:
- a CDS encoding penicillin-binding transpeptidase domain-containing protein has product MHIQKRSLRFSCVFLFLIFCLGLFSVKLLRIQFFRSEHLSSLAEKQHNNAVKIEPVRGTIYDRKMRPLALNVAVYSLFANPRMMKPEDKARAVQELSSLLSLSPEFIEERMSKKKYFVWLARKLPVEKAEQVKALKIQGLDFIKESKRYYPNQSLAAHVIGFAGVDNQGLEGIELLHDSYLRGEAGWMRILRDARQRELLIEKDYLPPKDGFSLVLTIDETIQYIAERALDKAFLEHNAKGATIIVMDPQTGEILALANRPTYNLAEVETSNMENRTNRALAFVYEPGSVFKIVTASAVLEEGVFQETDKIFCENGQYRVASHVLHDHHGHGTLTFSEVIEKSSNIGTVKAAQKLGGEKLYQYGRKFRFGMKTNIDLAGEVDGLLKPTAQWSKVTISAIPMGHEVTVTPMQLLSAISAIANNGTYMKPFVVKYVKDNKDELIKSFEPQAVDQVISPETARRVQAILQRAVENGTGKKATIKGVSVAGKTGTAQKVLGGAHSHDKFYATFIGFAPVENPRLAAVVVFDEPHPSYFGGTVAAPVFQEVIENSLKYLQAGEEEQVIVKNR; this is encoded by the coding sequence GTGCATATTCAAAAACGCTCCTTGAGATTCAGCTGCGTATTTCTTTTCCTTATTTTTTGTCTTGGCCTGTTCTCCGTTAAGCTGCTTCGCATCCAGTTTTTCCGTTCCGAACACCTTTCCTCCTTAGCCGAAAAACAACATAATAATGCCGTCAAGATCGAGCCGGTTCGCGGAACGATCTATGACCGCAAGATGCGGCCGTTGGCCCTCAACGTCGCCGTTTACTCGCTGTTTGCCAATCCCCGCATGATGAAGCCGGAAGACAAGGCCAGGGCCGTCCAGGAACTGAGCTCATTGCTGTCTTTATCCCCGGAGTTCATCGAAGAGCGGATGAGCAAGAAGAAATATTTTGTCTGGCTTGCCAGGAAGCTCCCCGTCGAAAAGGCCGAGCAGGTCAAGGCCCTTAAGATCCAGGGGCTGGACTTTATCAAGGAAAGCAAGCGGTATTACCCGAATCAGTCGCTGGCTGCGCATGTCATCGGCTTCGCCGGGGTCGATAACCAGGGATTGGAAGGGATCGAGCTTCTGCATGATTCTTATTTACGCGGGGAGGCGGGGTGGATGCGGATCCTCCGCGACGCGCGGCAGAGGGAGCTTTTGATCGAAAAAGATTACCTCCCGCCGAAAGACGGATTTAGTCTGGTCCTCACCATTGACGAAACCATCCAGTATATCGCCGAACGGGCGCTGGACAAGGCCTTCCTGGAACACAACGCCAAGGGCGCGACGATCATCGTGATGGACCCCCAAACAGGGGAGATCCTGGCTCTCGCCAACCGTCCCACCTATAATCTGGCCGAAGTTGAGACCAGCAATATGGAGAACCGGACCAACAGGGCCCTGGCGTTCGTTTATGAGCCGGGATCTGTTTTCAAAATCGTGACCGCTTCGGCCGTGCTCGAGGAAGGCGTCTTCCAGGAAACCGACAAGATTTTTTGTGAAAACGGACAATACCGTGTCGCCAGCCATGTCCTGCACGACCATCATGGACACGGCACGTTGACATTTTCCGAGGTCATTGAGAAGTCTTCCAACATCGGGACCGTGAAAGCCGCCCAGAAGCTGGGGGGTGAAAAATTGTATCAGTATGGAAGGAAATTTCGGTTCGGGATGAAGACCAATATTGACCTGGCCGGCGAGGTGGATGGGCTGTTGAAACCGACGGCCCAGTGGTCGAAGGTCACCATCTCGGCGATCCCGATGGGGCACGAAGTCACGGTGACGCCCATGCAGCTGTTGTCCGCGATCTCGGCCATCGCGAATAACGGCACGTATATGAAGCCGTTCGTGGTAAAATATGTCAAAGACAATAAGGACGAATTGATCAAATCATTTGAGCCGCAGGCCGTGGATCAGGTCATTTCTCCGGAAACGGCCCGGCGCGTCCAGGCCATCCTGCAGAGGGCCGTGGAGAACGGCACGGGCAAAAAGGCCACCATCAAAGGGGTGTCCGTGGCGGGGAAGACCGGGACGGCCCAGAAAGTCCTGGGCGGGGCTCACTCTCACGACAAATTTTACGCGACGTTCATTGGCTTTGCCCCGGTGGAAAATCCGCGTTTGGCCGCGGTGGTTGTTTTTGACGAGCCCCATCCTTCGTACTTCGGCGGCACGGTGGCGGCGCCCGTTTTTCAGGAAGTGATTGAGAATTCCCTCAAATACCTGCAGGCCGGTGAAGAGGAACAGGTGATCGTGAAAAACCGATGA
- the mraZ gene encoding division/cell wall cluster transcriptional repressor MraZ has protein sequence MFYGEYQHAIDRKGRLILPARFRDVCKEFGIEKFFVTRGLDKCIFMFSADEWRSQEQKFKNLSFTKQESRSFNRLFFSGAVEVAPDRQGRFIIPQYLKDYSQIKRDTVVIGVSNRIEIWDSKLWGEFYNTTNQSFEKIAENVLGI, from the coding sequence ATGTTTTACGGCGAATACCAACATGCGATCGACCGTAAGGGACGGCTGATTTTGCCGGCCCGTTTTCGTGACGTCTGCAAAGAATTCGGCATCGAAAAATTCTTTGTGACCCGCGGCCTGGACAAGTGTATCTTCATGTTCAGCGCCGACGAATGGCGTTCGCAGGAGCAAAAATTCAAAAACCTTTCGTTTACCAAGCAGGAATCCCGCAGTTTTAACCGTTTGTTTTTTTCCGGCGCCGTTGAAGTCGCTCCCGACCGCCAGGGGCGTTTCATCATCCCGCAATATTTAAAAGATTATTCCCAGATCAAACGCGACACCGTGGTGATCGGCGTTTCGAACAGAATCGAAATTTGGGACAGCAAATTGTGGGGAGAATTTTATAACACGACGAATCAATCCTTTGAGAAGATCGCAGAAAATGTGCTGGGGATATAA
- the murD gene encoding UDP-N-acetylmuramoyl-L-alanine--D-glutamate ligase, giving the protein MAMDLHNKTVTVIGAGRSGLAAARLIVRNGGRVKISEKSPRMELPEEFRLWAEQAGVAMEWGGNTRELVTSSDLVVLSPGVPIASQPVAWAKASGIPVIGEVELAFRFCSKPVIAVTGSNGKTTTVTLIRNVLAEAGFGVCLCGNVGEPFTDFVQDMSRIDYVVLEISSFQLETIEHFRPRIAVFLNFSQNHLDRHKDVDEYFDAKKRIFMNQGPGDYAVLNAQIDRISDLVPELRASVVLFNEDTAVNPNHQAVLKVAGVLGIGEEVCRKVFGEFKGVEHRMETVRTLDGVDYINDSKSTTAESGRWALQNIDRPIVMICGGRDKNIDFSVLNDLVRRKVKRMIAYGEARGKLKKTFEGVVAVDERERLPEAVEQARKSAGPGDCVLLSPMCASFDLFQNYEHRGRVFKEIVSSLR; this is encoded by the coding sequence ATGGCCATGGATTTGCATAACAAGACCGTGACCGTCATCGGCGCCGGCCGCAGCGGCCTGGCCGCGGCGAGGCTCATTGTCCGCAACGGCGGACGCGTGAAAATTTCCGAGAAATCCCCTCGCATGGAGTTGCCGGAAGAGTTTCGCCTTTGGGCGGAGCAGGCCGGAGTGGCCATGGAGTGGGGCGGCAACACCCGGGAGCTTGTCACGTCGAGTGACCTTGTTGTTTTGAGCCCTGGTGTGCCGATCGCTTCTCAGCCCGTGGCCTGGGCCAAAGCGTCCGGGATCCCCGTGATCGGCGAGGTCGAGCTGGCTTTCCGGTTCTGCTCCAAGCCCGTGATCGCTGTTACGGGCAGTAACGGCAAGACCACGACGGTGACGTTGATCCGCAACGTGCTCGCCGAGGCGGGTTTCGGCGTGTGCCTGTGCGGGAATGTGGGCGAACCGTTCACGGATTTTGTCCAGGACATGAGCCGGATCGATTATGTCGTCCTGGAAATCAGTTCCTTCCAGTTGGAGACCATTGAACATTTTCGGCCGCGCATCGCGGTCTTCTTGAATTTCAGCCAGAACCATCTGGACCGGCATAAGGACGTTGACGAATATTTTGACGCCAAGAAGCGGATTTTTATGAACCAGGGTCCCGGCGATTATGCCGTTCTCAACGCCCAGATCGATCGCATCAGCGATCTGGTCCCTGAATTGCGGGCAAGCGTTGTTCTTTTTAATGAGGACACGGCTGTCAATCCCAACCATCAGGCGGTACTGAAGGTGGCGGGGGTCCTGGGCATCGGCGAAGAGGTCTGCCGCAAGGTCTTCGGGGAATTCAAAGGGGTGGAGCACCGGATGGAAACGGTCCGGACCCTGGACGGAGTGGATTACATCAACGATTCTAAATCCACTACGGCAGAATCCGGGCGCTGGGCTCTGCAGAATATCGACAGGCCGATCGTGATGATCTGCGGCGGCCGGGACAAAAATATCGATTTTTCGGTTCTGAACGACCTGGTCCGCCGGAAGGTCAAGCGGATGATCGCCTACGGCGAGGCCCGGGGCAAGCTGAAAAAGACCTTTGAGGGCGTGGTCGCTGTCGACGAGCGCGAGCGCCTGCCGGAAGCCGTCGAGCAGGCCCGCAAATCCGCCGGCCCGGGGGACTGCGTTTTGTTGAGTCCGATGTGCGCCAGTTTCGATCTGTTTCAGAACTATGAGCACAGGGGCCGGGTGTTCAAGGAGATCGTTAGCAGCTTGCGCTGA
- the mraY gene encoding phospho-N-acetylmuramoyl-pentapeptide-transferase, translated as MFYYLSQLKEFFIGFNIFRYITFRAAMAAVTTFLLCMVLGPMLIRYFHERQIREKAKRDDCPDLDRFHHSKEGTPTMGGIFIVGSIVLSVLLWADLSNRYVLLTLLACVFLAILGFWDDYLKLIRKGKQRGLRARFKFYMELLLGLGIGAYLFVGPDQMTTLDVPFFKNLVITLGLFYIPFVALVIVGTTNAVNLTDGLDGLAIGCVMIVSLTLGILSYVAGHLKFSEYLFIPYIANAGELTVICAAILGASLGFLWFNCHPASVFMGDVGSLALGGSLGTIAVLIKKELLLGLLGGVFVIEALSVIIQVISFKTRRKRVFKMSPLHHHLQLSGWHESKIIIRFWIIGIILALLTLTTLKIR; from the coding sequence ATGTTTTACTACCTGTCCCAATTGAAAGAATTCTTCATCGGGTTCAACATCTTCCGCTATATCACCTTCCGGGCGGCGATGGCAGCGGTCACGACCTTCCTGTTGTGCATGGTTCTCGGGCCGATGCTGATCCGCTATTTTCATGAGCGTCAGATCCGGGAAAAGGCCAAGCGCGACGACTGCCCGGACCTGGACCGCTTTCATCATTCCAAGGAAGGCACGCCGACCATGGGAGGAATTTTCATCGTCGGCAGCATCGTGCTCTCGGTCCTTCTTTGGGCGGACCTTTCCAACAGGTACGTCCTCCTGACGCTTCTGGCGTGTGTGTTCTTGGCCATTTTAGGATTTTGGGATGATTACCTCAAGCTTATCCGGAAGGGCAAGCAGCGGGGGTTGCGGGCCAGGTTCAAATTTTACATGGAACTTCTGCTGGGGCTGGGGATCGGGGCGTATTTGTTCGTTGGCCCGGACCAGATGACGACGCTGGACGTGCCGTTTTTCAAAAATCTGGTGATCACTCTGGGACTTTTTTATATTCCGTTTGTGGCGTTAGTGATCGTGGGAACGACCAATGCCGTGAATCTTACCGACGGCCTTGACGGGCTGGCCATCGGATGTGTGATGATCGTGAGCCTCACTCTGGGCATTTTGAGTTACGTGGCCGGACACCTGAAATTCAGCGAATATCTGTTTATCCCTTACATTGCCAACGCCGGGGAATTGACCGTGATCTGTGCCGCGATCCTGGGCGCCAGCCTGGGTTTTCTGTGGTTTAACTGCCATCCGGCGTCCGTGTTCATGGGCGATGTCGGTTCGCTGGCTCTCGGCGGGAGCCTGGGGACGATCGCGGTCCTGATCAAAAAGGAGCTGCTGCTCGGCCTGCTGGGCGGTGTTTTTGTGATCGAGGCCCTGTCGGTGATCATCCAGGTGATTTCGTTCAAGACCCGGCGCAAGAGGGTTTTCAAAATGTCTCCGCTCCATCACCATCTGCAATTGTCCGGCTGGCATGAATCCAAGATCATCATCCGTTTCTGGATCATCGGGATCATTCTGGCCCTTTTAACATTGACCACGTTGAAGATCAGGTAG
- a CDS encoding bifunctional riboflavin kinase/FAD synthetase, giving the protein MKIFRGIQSLRAHLKKPVVAIGVFDGLHLGHQRLIRTAVAKARDIRGTSVVMTFHPHPVHVLHPESGLSLLVSLPYRLKLVEAIGVDACLVVPFTKRFSRLLPEIFIKKLIVDRIGARAVIVGDDFRFGKDRTGTMDLFHEAGRRYGFEVLPVHLVNKNHHRISSTRIRRLISRGRFEDASRFLGRPYAFYSRVIRGDGRGRALGYPTANLLLSGEVIPPVGVYLMRVFTKRGMYLGIANVGRRPSFRKISPLTLEVHLLDFQGNLYGHDLLVEFVKKIRNERIFPSRDALIGQIRRDEATARRFFARSR; this is encoded by the coding sequence ATGAAAATATTCCGTGGAATCCAGTCCCTCAGGGCGCATTTAAAGAAGCCTGTCGTTGCCATCGGTGTTTTTGACGGCCTGCATCTGGGGCATCAGCGCCTGATCCGGACGGCCGTGGCCAAGGCCCGGGATATCCGGGGCACTTCGGTTGTGATGACGTTCCATCCCCACCCCGTGCATGTCCTCCATCCCGAAAGCGGGTTATCGCTACTGGTGTCGCTCCCTTACCGGTTGAAACTTGTGGAGGCCATCGGCGTTGATGCCTGCCTGGTGGTTCCGTTCACGAAGAGATTTTCCCGCCTTTTGCCTGAGATTTTCATCAAAAAATTGATCGTTGACAGGATCGGGGCCCGGGCCGTTATCGTCGGCGATGACTTTCGGTTCGGCAAGGACCGGACCGGGACCATGGATCTCTTTCATGAGGCTGGGCGCCGTTACGGTTTTGAAGTCCTTCCCGTGCATCTCGTCAATAAAAATCATCATCGGATCAGCAGCACGCGGATCCGCCGGCTGATTTCTCGGGGCCGATTTGAAGACGCGTCGCGTTTCCTCGGACGGCCGTATGCCTTTTACAGCAGGGTTATCCGTGGGGACGGGCGGGGCAGGGCTCTGGGATATCCCACCGCGAATCTGCTGCTTTCCGGCGAGGTGATCCCGCCCGTGGGAGTTTACCTCATGCGGGTCTTTACCAAGAGGGGCATGTATTTGGGGATTGCCAACGTCGGCCGCAGGCCGTCTTTTCGGAAGATTTCTCCGTTGACCCTGGAGGTCCATCTCCTGGATTTTCAGGGGAACCTCTACGGCCACGATCTCCTCGTCGAGTTTGTCAAAAAAATTCGCAACGAAAGAATTTTCCCGTCCCGAGATGCCCTGATCGGCCAGATCCGCAGGGATGAGGCGACAGCCAGAAGATTCTTTGCCCGGTCGCGCTGA
- the murF gene encoding UDP-N-acetylmuramoyl-tripeptide--D-alanyl-D-alanine ligase has product MFTVQDIRKATKGQLLQGQDSVRLRGVSINTRTIRRRYLFIAIKGKNFDGHDFAANAVKKGATALMVSRRAGPLPGGVPVILVDDTVKALGRLARYHRDRFSMPVIALTGSAGKTTTKEMAARVLAAKYRVLKNEGTENNHIGVPMTLLKLRPSHEIAVIETGTNQPGDIRWLAHVIRPTVVVLTNIGESHLERLKDSSGVFREKFELVRGMTERGCVIYNADNPYLRRVPALAKGHRMISYGTSSPADLRARDLTLSANAKISFSVNSRKWSIRTPAAHNVSNALAAIACGRLFKVPEGKIKGRIFSFRFPQGRQTLKKEGGCWVINDTYNANPVSLRSALQTLASLNNKGRKILVCGDMLELGGRSARLHRDIGRFVAHCGVDAVLSLGKLSEAVSREAKSAGVPVVARHFGSAEQLNQKLKEYLRPGDAVLVKGSRGMKMERIIDFLEKNLN; this is encoded by the coding sequence ATGTTCACCGTCCAAGATATCCGCAAAGCGACCAAAGGGCAGCTGCTGCAGGGGCAGGACTCTGTCCGGCTCAGGGGGGTTTCGATTAACACCCGCACGATCCGCCGCAGATATCTTTTTATCGCTATCAAAGGAAAAAATTTTGACGGGCATGACTTTGCGGCCAATGCCGTGAAAAAAGGGGCGACGGCCCTGATGGTGTCGCGCCGGGCCGGTCCTCTTCCCGGCGGCGTTCCGGTCATTCTGGTGGATGACACGGTCAAGGCGCTTGGCCGGCTGGCCCGGTATCACCGCGACCGGTTCTCGATGCCCGTCATAGCCCTGACTGGTTCCGCCGGAAAAACGACCACCAAGGAAATGGCTGCGCGGGTCCTGGCGGCGAAATATAGGGTGCTCAAGAACGAAGGCACGGAGAATAACCATATCGGCGTGCCCATGACGCTGCTGAAATTGAGGCCTTCCCACGAGATCGCCGTGATCGAGACCGGCACCAACCAGCCGGGGGATATCCGCTGGCTGGCCCACGTGATCCGTCCGACAGTTGTGGTCTTGACCAATATCGGAGAATCGCATTTGGAACGGCTGAAAGATTCCTCCGGTGTTTTTCGGGAAAAATTTGAGCTCGTGCGGGGGATGACGGAGCGCGGGTGCGTGATTTACAATGCGGACAACCCCTATCTCCGGCGGGTCCCGGCCCTGGCCAAAGGCCATCGGATGATTTCTTACGGCACCAGTTCCCCCGCCGATCTGCGCGCGCGGGATCTGACGCTGTCCGCGAACGCGAAAATTTCGTTTTCCGTGAATTCCCGAAAGTGGTCGATCCGCACGCCGGCCGCACACAATGTCTCCAACGCGCTTGCCGCCATCGCCTGCGGGCGGTTGTTCAAAGTGCCGGAGGGCAAGATCAAGGGCCGGATTTTTTCGTTCCGTTTTCCGCAGGGACGACAGACCCTGAAGAAGGAGGGTGGCTGCTGGGTGATCAACGACACCTATAACGCCAACCCCGTTTCCTTGCGCAGCGCCCTGCAGACGCTGGCTTCTCTTAATAATAAGGGCCGTAAAATCCTTGTCTGTGGTGATATGCTGGAGCTGGGCGGCCGGTCCGCCCGCCTTCACCGGGACATCGGCCGATTTGTCGCCCACTGCGGCGTGGATGCTGTGCTGTCGCTGGGCAAGCTGTCGGAAGCCGTTTCCCGGGAGGCGAAATCCGCCGGTGTGCCGGTGGTCGCCCGTCACTTCGGGAGCGCGGAGCAGCTCAATCAAAAACTCAAAGAATACCTTCGGCCCGGTGACGCTGTTTTGGTCAAGGGATCGCGGGGCATGAAGATGGAACGGATTATTGATTTTCTTGAGAAAAATCTCAACTGA
- the rsmH gene encoding 16S rRNA (cytosine(1402)-N(4))-methyltransferase RsmH, producing MEGRDLHIPVMYREVLEWLRPSAGAFIVDCTLGLAGHSRMIVEMIGPQGRVIGIDRDKHSLALAAERLQQFSGQCDLVHDDFRHLDKILSARGVSQVDGILLDLGISSFQMDNPQRGFSFRSDGPLDMRMDQESYISAYDLVNSLSEQEIAAILRNFGEERWHSRIARYLVSHRPFQSTQELREAIVKAVPSSSLRQKIHPATRSFQAFRIAVNRELEALQITLERAADFLKPGGRICVISFHSLEDRIVKQQFRSWAQEGNFRVLTKKPIQPMEDEIVENPRARSAKLRAAEKI from the coding sequence ATGGAAGGACGAGACCTGCATATCCCGGTGATGTACCGGGAGGTCCTGGAATGGCTCAGGCCGTCGGCCGGCGCGTTTATCGTCGATTGCACCCTGGGCTTGGCGGGCCATTCCAGGATGATCGTCGAGATGATCGGGCCGCAGGGACGTGTCATCGGCATCGACCGCGACAAACATTCCCTGGCGCTGGCTGCGGAACGGCTCCAGCAATTTTCAGGGCAGTGCGATCTGGTGCACGACGATTTTCGCCATCTTGACAAAATCCTGAGCGCGCGCGGTGTTTCGCAGGTCGACGGAATCCTTCTGGACCTTGGCATATCGAGCTTTCAAATGGACAACCCCCAGAGGGGTTTCAGTTTCAGATCCGACGGGCCTTTGGACATGCGGATGGATCAGGAGAGTTATATCTCGGCCTATGATTTGGTCAATTCACTTTCGGAACAGGAGATCGCCGCGATCTTGAGGAATTTTGGGGAAGAACGATGGCACAGCCGCATCGCACGGTATTTGGTCTCTCATCGTCCGTTTCAATCAACCCAGGAATTGCGTGAGGCGATTGTGAAGGCGGTGCCTTCGTCGTCCTTGCGGCAGAAGATCCACCCGGCCACCCGGTCATTTCAGGCGTTTCGGATCGCTGTCAACCGGGAATTGGAAGCCCTGCAGATCACTTTGGAGCGGGCGGCGGATTTTTTGAAGCCGGGCGGACGGATTTGCGTCATTTCCTTCCATTCTTTGGAAGACCGGATTGTGAAGCAGCAGTTTCGGTCATGGGCGCAGGAGGGGAATTTCCGAGTGTTGACCAAGAAGCCGATCCAGCCGATGGAAGATGAGATCGTGGAGAATCCTCGCGCCAGGAGCGCCAAATTGCGGGCGGCGGAAAAGATTTAA
- the ftsW gene encoding putative lipid II flippase FtsW produces the protein MREIRLSITMIVILLIFVGIVMIYSASCIYALQELNDSMYFLRRHLMFLVIGSAMMLTAMTIDYRDLRKYAKPLLVIGIVLLVLVLIPHIGKASYGARRWFKLGPFFFQPSEFVKLAMLIYVADFLARKQTKITDFFRGFLPIVMVVGITCLLILKQPDLGSSVLIALIVFIMMFVAGARPAHILSLGLLALPVLFLLVARVPYRMKRIVAFLNPWEDSQGVGFQLTQSQIAFGSGGLFGVGPGHSMQKLYYLPAAHTDFILSIIGEELGFVGAFAVILLFVAFIWQGARIAKRTMDPFGYYLSTGIVGIIGLQAMVNVGVSIGALPTKGLPLPFISYGGSALVFNMVCVGLLLNISRIQDQSG, from the coding sequence ATGAGAGAAATCCGTCTATCCATCACCATGATCGTGATCCTGCTGATCTTTGTCGGGATCGTGATGATCTACAGCGCAAGCTGCATTTACGCGCTTCAGGAACTGAATGACAGCATGTATTTCCTCCGTCGCCATTTGATGTTCCTGGTCATCGGTTCTGCGATGATGCTGACGGCCATGACCATTGATTACCGGGACCTCCGGAAGTATGCCAAGCCGCTCCTTGTGATCGGGATCGTCCTCCTGGTCCTTGTCCTGATCCCGCACATCGGCAAGGCAAGTTACGGGGCGAGGCGCTGGTTCAAGCTGGGGCCTTTTTTCTTTCAGCCGTCGGAGTTCGTCAAACTGGCCATGCTCATTTATGTGGCGGATTTTCTCGCCCGCAAGCAGACGAAAATTACGGATTTTTTCCGGGGATTTTTGCCGATCGTCATGGTGGTCGGAATCACGTGCCTGCTGATCCTCAAGCAGCCTGACTTGGGAAGTTCTGTCCTGATCGCCCTGATCGTTTTCATCATGATGTTCGTCGCCGGGGCGCGTCCGGCGCACATCCTGTCCTTGGGCCTGTTGGCCCTGCCGGTCCTGTTTCTTCTGGTGGCGCGCGTGCCTTACCGCATGAAGAGGATCGTGGCCTTCCTCAATCCCTGGGAAGACAGCCAGGGGGTGGGTTTTCAGCTGACCCAGTCCCAGATCGCATTCGGGTCCGGCGGCCTGTTCGGTGTCGGGCCGGGGCACAGCATGCAAAAACTGTATTATCTTCCGGCGGCGCACACGGATTTTATCCTTTCGATCATCGGTGAAGAGTTGGGATTTGTCGGCGCGTTTGCCGTGATCCTGCTGTTCGTCGCTTTTATCTGGCAGGGGGCGAGGATCGCGAAGCGGACCATGGACCCGTTCGGGTATTACTTGAGCACGGGGATCGTCGGGATCATCGGTCTGCAGGCCATGGTCAACGTGGGGGTGAGCATCGGCGCTCTGCCGACCAAAGGGCTTCCTCTGCCGTTCATCAGTTACGGCGGATCGGCGCTGGTGTTTAACATGGTCTGTGTGGGGCTCCTGCTTAATATTTCCCGCATCCAGGACCAGTCCGGCTGA
- a CDS encoding UDP-N-acetylmuramoyl-L-alanyl-D-glutamate--2,6-diaminopimelate ligase, translating to MMLLADLLKDLYEQPIPLEFASQIVKSISCDSRKIEPGTFFVAVQGVTGHGQKFIDDAVRKGARIVVCPQSNLDISYMQKHADVCFLPVRDPEQILRRLLERFYGRPSAKVRAVGITGTNGKTTISYLLESILGSAGHSCGVVGTINYRYGSKILPSHNTTPGIVENQAFLAEMAATNVEYCVMEVSSHALAQGRVDLIDFKAAVFTNLTSDHMDYHKDREDYFLAKSKLFAMLSDQAAAILPSDDEYGQRLVKMTKSRVVTYGVTQPADFRAKDLHMGLSETRFVIRAPEGEIPLATRLIGLHNVYNILAATAVCAVEGIPLSQIRAGLERLDNVPGRLEQIRGEQDFHVFVDYAHTEDALKNILTSIRGVSDRPVILVFGCGGDRDRTKRPRMGRVASELADRVILTDDNPRSEDPQAIVDEIIPGFARNNYTVILDRETAIRTALGMAGKGDVVVVAGKGHEDYQIFKDKTVPFKEHDVIRQYLRELKTPAGTERP from the coding sequence ATGATGCTTTTGGCGGATTTACTCAAAGATCTCTACGAGCAGCCCATCCCTCTGGAATTCGCTTCCCAGATTGTTAAATCCATCAGCTGTGATTCCCGCAAAATCGAACCGGGGACTTTTTTTGTCGCCGTCCAGGGGGTGACAGGGCACGGGCAGAAATTCATTGATGACGCCGTCCGCAAGGGGGCGCGTATCGTTGTCTGCCCGCAGTCCAATCTGGATATTTCTTATATGCAGAAGCACGCGGATGTCTGTTTTCTGCCTGTCCGGGACCCGGAGCAGATCCTCCGCCGACTCCTGGAGAGATTTTACGGCCGGCCGTCGGCCAAGGTCCGCGCGGTCGGGATTACGGGCACCAACGGCAAGACCACGATCAGTTATCTTCTGGAGTCCATCCTGGGATCGGCCGGACACAGTTGCGGGGTGGTCGGCACGATCAATTACCGTTATGGGTCCAAGATCCTTCCGTCCCACAACACGACCCCGGGGATCGTGGAGAACCAGGCCTTCCTGGCCGAGATGGCCGCAACGAACGTGGAATATTGCGTGATGGAAGTCTCCTCTCACGCCCTGGCGCAGGGCCGCGTGGATCTCATCGATTTTAAAGCCGCGGTTTTTACCAACCTGACCAGCGACCATATGGATTACCATAAGGACCGGGAGGATTATTTCTTGGCGAAATCGAAATTGTTCGCCATGTTGTCCGATCAGGCCGCGGCTATTCTGCCGTCTGATGACGAATACGGGCAGCGCCTGGTGAAAATGACCAAGTCCAGGGTTGTGACCTACGGCGTCACGCAGCCCGCGGATTTTCGGGCGAAAGATCTGCACATGGGCTTGTCGGAAACGCGCTTTGTGATCCGCGCTCCCGAAGGGGAAATCCCCCTGGCCACGCGGCTGATCGGTCTCCACAATGTTTACAATATTCTGGCCGCAACAGCTGTCTGCGCCGTCGAAGGAATCCCCTTGTCCCAGATCCGGGCGGGGCTGGAACGGCTTGACAATGTGCCCGGCCGGCTGGAACAGATCCGCGGGGAACAGGATTTTCATGTCTTTGTGGATTATGCGCACACAGAAGACGCCCTCAAGAATATTTTGACCAGTATCCGGGGGGTGAGCGATCGTCCCGTCATTCTGGTGTTCGGCTGCGGCGGGGACCGCGACAGGACCAAGAGGCCCCGCATGGGGCGGGTCGCAAGCGAACTGGCGGATCGCGTGATCCTGACCGATGACAATCCCCGCAGTGAGGACCCTCAGGCGATCGTGGATGAGATCATCCCCGGGTTTGCGCGGAACAACTATACCGTGATCCTGGACCGGGAAACGGCGATCCGCACCGCTTTGGGAATGGCCGGCAAGGGGGATGTGGTCGTTGTGGCCGGCAAGGGGCATGAAGATTACCAGATCTTTAAGGATAAGACCGTGCCGTTCAAGGAACACGACGTCATTCGCCAATATTTGCGCGAGCTCAAGACCCCGGCCGGAACCGAGAGACCCTGA